One window of Microcaecilia unicolor unplaced genomic scaffold, aMicUni1.1, whole genome shotgun sequence genomic DNA carries:
- the LOC115458703 gene encoding uncharacterized protein LOC115458703 has protein sequence MNRSPAYLLPQDCLLSADSTLMQPWRCSDSDGYSSLSPASSTDSYGLSPPYPFFPSSPGTYYNLFGAQAQNVGPKQRAKQSFIQQSRRGRSRMACSQRQSASEREKLRMRDLSKALHNLRNYLPPSLVPAGQNLTKIETLRLTIRYISHLSDLLGLSKETLTQRKEAEVRKCDTCPEGLGCCQEKLHRLCPKAALRLEKVISGLRTLPVLSMLSLHVYQNKRLSLGPGEQALGAESESRSLHCSEVRLPPVQQGTEVILPASCSLQKHTADQRTSQLTPEESPLSSPVSIDLGFFQVQQ, from the coding sequence ATGAATCGCTCCCCAGCCTACCTCCTGCCCCAAGACTGCCTGCTGTCTGCAGACTctaccctgatgcagccctggAGATGTTCCGATTCTGATGGATACAGCAGCCTCTCTCCAGCATCTTCCACTGACTCCTACGGCCTCTCCCCTCCATATCCTTTCTTCCCATCCTCTCCAGGGACTTACTACAATTTGTTCGGAGCTCAGGCCCAGAACGTAGGTCCAAAACAGAGAGCTAAGCAATCTTTCATCCAGCAGAGCAGAAGAGGCAGGAGCAGAATGGCCTGCAGCCAGAGACAGAGCGCCAGCGAAAGGGAGAAGCTGAGGATGAGAGACCTCTCCAAAGCTCTGCACAATCTGAGAAACTACCTCCCACCCTCACTGGTGCCAGCAGGTCAGAACCTCACAAAGATCGAAACCTTGAGGTTGACCATCCGCTACATCTCCCACCTGTCAGACCTGCTGGGGCTCAGCAAGGAAACCCTGACCCAGAGAAAGGAAGCCGAGGTCCGAAAATGTGACACCTGTCCAGAGGGCCTGGGTTGCTGTCAGGAGAAATTGCACAGGCTTTGCCCCAAAGCTGCACTGCGGCTGGAAAAAGTCATTTCAGGACTCAGAACTCTGCCAGTCCTCTCCATGCTGTCCTTACATGTTTACCAAAATAAGAGACTTTCCCTGGGGCCTGGAGAGCAAGCCCTAGGCGCTGAGTCTGAATCCAGGTCTCTTCACTGCTCAGAGGTGAGACTCCCTCCAGTGCAGCAAGGTACCGAAGTCATTCTTCCAGCTTCCTGCAGCCTCCAGAAACACACAGCAGACCAAAGAACTTCACAGCTCACCCCAGAAGAATCTCCCTTGTCTTCACCGGTATCCATAGATCTGGGATTTTTTCAGGTACAGCAATGA